A stretch of the Vidua chalybeata isolate OUT-0048 chromosome Z, bVidCha1 merged haplotype, whole genome shotgun sequence genome encodes the following:
- the ELAC1 gene encoding zinc phosphodiesterase ELAC protein 1: MSLELTFLGTGSAFPCPGRGAAALLLRREGQCWLFDCGEGTQTQLMRSRLRAARITKIFITHLHGDHIFGLPGLLCTLSLQSSPEASKAPIDIYGPLGLRSFLWRSLELSHSQLLFPYAVHELVPTRDQCPPEEFRDFSGLDRGEALPQAPPGRVLHLDPGEDSYLLLEDEQLVVRAFRLFHRVPSFGFVLEEKPRPGKLNVQKLKDLGVQPGPLYGKLKSGAAVVLESGATLRPGDVLGAPVPGRKVCVLGDCSGPVGPGAERLCRGADVLVHEATLGDELRDAARERGHSTPAAAARFARGCGAKRLVLTHFSQRYRPDEHGRGHLGELQRQAEALLAGQEVTLAEDFMTIEVPLKQ, encoded by the exons ATGTCTCTGGAGCTCACCTTCCTGGGCACGGGCTCCGCCTTCCCGTGCccgggccgcggggccgcggcgctgctgctgcgccgggaggggcagtgctggctctTCGACTGCGGCGAGGGGACGCAGACGCAGCTCATGAGGAGCCGCCTCCGAGCAG CCAGAATTACCAAGATTTTCATCACTCACCTTCACGGCGACCACATTTTTGGACTTCCTGGGCTGCTGTGCACGCTCAGCCTCCAGAGCAGCCCCGAGGCCAGCAAAGCGCCCATCGATATTTACGGGCCCCTGGGGCTGCGGAGCTTCCTCTGGAggagcctggagctgtcccactcccagctcctcttcccCTACGCCGTCCACGAGCTGGTCCCCACGCGGGACCAGTGCCCCCCAGAAGAATTTAGGGACTTCTCTGGCTTGGACCGAGGCGAGGCGCTTCCCCAGGCGCCTCCAGGGAGAGTTCTGCACCTGGATCCAGGAGAAGACTCCTACTTGCTGCTGGAGGATGAGCAGCTGGTTGTGAGAGCGTTCCGCCTCTTCCACCGCGTGCCCTCCTTCGGCTTCGTGCTGGAAGAGAAGCCCCGGCCTGGGAAGCTCAATGTGCAGAAGCTGAAAGACCTTG GAGTCCAGCCAGGCCCCTTGTACGGGAAGCTGAAGAGCGGCGCCGCCGTCGTCCTGGAGAGCGGAGCCACGCTGCGTCCCGGGGACGTGCTGGGAGCGCCCGTTCCCGGCAGGAAGGTCTGCGTCCTGGGCGACTGCTCGGGGCCCGTGGGGCCGGGGGCCGAGCGGCTGTGCCGGGGGGCAGACGTGCTGGTGCACGAGGCCACGCTGGGGGACGAGCTGCGGGACGCGGCGCGGGAGCGCGGGCACAGCAcccccgccgcggccgcgcggTTCGCCCGGGGCTGCGGCGCCAAGAGGCTGGTGCTGACCCACTTCAGCCAGCGGTACCGGCCCGACGAGCACGGCCGCGGACACCTCGGAGAGCTCCAGAGGCAGGCCGAGGCCCTGCTGGCTGGCCAGGAGGTGACGCTGGCCGAGGACTTCATGACCATCGAGGTCCCACTGAAACAGTGA